Genomic window (Danio rerio strain Tuebingen ecotype United States chromosome 24, GRCz12tu, whole genome shotgun sequence):
AGGTAATCAAGAATTTAGGGCAGGGTCTCAGTCCTTAAGGGTGGAGCTATCCATCCTTCAGTTTGAGGTGATTAGTCTTTttgggcggggttatcagtcgtTTAGGGCAGGGTTATTGTCTTTTAgagtggggttatcagtcatttaggaaggagttatcagtcctttagggagtaGCTATCAGTTCTCTAGGGCAGGGCTATCGGCCCTTTAGGAAGGAGCTATCAGTTccttagggcggggctattagtcctttagggaagAGCTATCAGTTCCTTAGGGTGGGTCTATCAGTCCGTTGGCGCaaggttatcagtcctttagggcagggttTTCAATCCTTTTgtgtggggctatcagtcttttggggggggggggttaacaATTCTTGAGGGTGGGGTCTCATCCCTTAAGGGCAGGGTTAAAAGGCATTTAGTTTGAAGCTATTTGgtttttagggtggggttatcaatTTTTAAGGAAGGGgttatcaatcctttagggcgggactatcagtcctttagtacAGTACTGTCTATTCATTAAGGTGGGTTATCAGTTCTTCACTGttgctgtcagtcatttaggttGGTGCTATCAGTCCCTGTCTCAATTAAGTAGTAGTAATCCTGCATAACTCAGTAGAAACTGCCATTCAAATCTTCCTCCATTTTTTAGCAATGCCCATCTTCCAAAAGTCCAGTGGATTTCCAAAAGAATAAATCATGCAACGCCCTACATTTTATTCTCAATTCAGAAACCATTCCATCTGGATGTACGTAAGGATAAGgaaaaaatgtcttcatttgcttaattttcatttcatgctgactttaatagACTGGAATATTATAATCAgctaatataaaattatttttgagatTTTTAATCATGCTCAAAATTTCTTGGCAGATTTAAAATCTAAGATTCTCTTTGTGTGGGTTGCACATTTTTGAGTCTGGATAAGTATTGCTTAAGCGGTTAGTTCACCCCATAATTAAACCactgttattaattattcaccatCATGTCATTACAAAACCCCAAGAGCTTCTTTCATGTTTGGAacacaaatgaatatttttagatgaaatcagagagctctctgGCCCTCCATAAACAGCAAGGATCACAAACATATTTAAAGTCCTGAAAGCAAATAGGTGAATTGTCAAAACAGCGGTTCAACTGAattcatacaaagctccaagaaccGTTTAGTGCTTCAAAAAACCCTGTAAAATGTGTTGTTAAATTCAACTATAAAATTCGTCAAGCTTATAAGCTTCTGTTTTTTATTGAACTATAAAGAAATAATGATTTTAGCTGCCTCATCATGAATGCTCTTGTTACAGTCCTGCTCTGTAAACATggacatcattcattcattatccgaCAGTATAGCTGGCTttactgtgagtgtgtgtgtgtgtgctgttttcaGAGCAGGTAGAGCTGGTCATCActcagtagtgtgtgtgtttggacagTGTCCATCTGCACGCTCAAGGATTGATTCTGCTCTTCATCACACGGGCCCATctgtcacgcacacacacacacacactgttattgGCTAGTTTGAGTGACTGTCTTCTGGTAGTAGTTGTAATCGTGGTTAAAGCTGCTGGTATTTCCAGTAGAGTTACCATTTAATCCCGGAAATGAAGATTAGACTAAGATTCCTGGATGAACAGGCTGTAATGTGcagcagtgagtgtgtgtgtgggtctacTGAGATAACACTTATAACCACACATGATCAACACTCTGTATATATTgccagtttcagtttctttaatTTGATGAATTACTATGTTCAAATCCAAGGTGCATTTCTATTGTCAATATCATTTGAGACATActgagtaataataaaaaaagaggagCATTTTGTTTCAAATTTATGTCAGATCTTATGTGTTATCGTTGATAATTTTGGTAATTGTTAATTTtagctttaaatgtttattatatgaAGGTAATATGCATAGTTGATGGTGTTGGTTTTAGAGATTATAGACTTGTATTGTATGTACTGTACCTGATATTCAAATTAAATGGCATTGAATGAACATATATTGAGATTGAATTGGACCAGTGTTTCCCAAgtctgttcctggaggcacaccaataGCAcgtattttggatgtctcccatATCTGACCCATAtgtttcaggttttggagtcttttctaatgttctgatgagttaattcaggtgtgtttgattagggagaggttgaaaatgcgTACTGTAtatggtgtgccttcaggaacagggttgggaaactcTGAATTAGATCACAGAATAATAACAAATGGCAAATAGAAGGGgatttatacactgaaaaaaaatattcaaagatgatttcttggatttactcaattttttttatgttaagtggttgtaaacaatttatttgggctgaatttaaacaaacaaattaagttgaacattagtaaacttaatttgtttgtttaaattcaacacaaataaatcgtttgcaacagttttgcatgcaacacttttttcagtgatacAGTACGATCaataaattgtgaaatatataCAATAAGAAATTAGCTCCAATGTTGGGAAAGGAGATGTTCCATTAAAGCCAGGGGTTGCCCAGACCTTTTCATATAAAGGGCCAAAAGCCAAATATAATTAAGAGccgtgggccaaaggtaaatataccaagctacagtatattacattaaagttgccatatgatttcctcatttatttcataAGACGTAAAcgtaaatagaaaacattactttaaacaaTATTAACTGATGcagtataacatttaaaataataacttaatgCAATAAACACATAAACAATCACAATTTAAACACAAAGGAGTTCAATGATGAGTACACTAGTCGAGCAGAATCTGCTTTTGCTTTGATTTGTCCTCTGTCTGttgggtgacagtatgtacatttaaactgaATCTGAGTAATTTACGCCATTTAATCGAcacatttaatttagatttaaacactgaaacaaaaaaaaaacaaggttacatcagatttaaaaatgacaatctctaaaccatgcCCATCATTATTCCTCACTTCCCAGATGggacaagtggtgctcgctgcagagccatttgagaagagctgagctccagcgagggggagcttaagcttgagctccaccttttttgcacttcttctatgaGTGATGTCtttgggggtagggttaggggtggggttggtgtatgcattaaaacagcttacaggaggaggagtgacagctcatgctccccctcactggagctcagctctcctcaaatggctctgcagcgagcaccctctcagatgggatggcggtccctagtttgggcatccctgcatTAAAGCCTACTGATTAACTGTTGAAATAATAACtgttcacatatatatatatacacacacacacacacacacacacacatgtacatatataatataagtCTACCCTTTGTTGCCAAAATTGTTAGAAATTGCAGTCATTCTTTCCAAGAATTCTGGTAATTGTAAAATTCATAGATgatcaaaataataattagttgCATTTCtacttattaaatataaataatgttttatacttGTTGAAATTCAATGCAATTTAACATGTAAAACAAAAGTTGAAGACAacattattaaccctcctgtgagtttttaaaatattttttcaaatatttccaaggTTTTTAATGtcgagagaatttttttttcagcacatcttccaacatattagttttaataactaatttataatacctatttttgtttgtatttgccatgatgaccggaCAATACACTTTACAGGTTCTTTTGCACgatttttcagcttaaagtgcagtttaaaggcttaactaggcacgTCATTGGAAagcagtggtttattctgtagcccaggggtcaggaaccttttttcagcaaagagccatttatgaaattttttttttttttaagagtaaccggccactttattaggtacacctttgcAACTCCTTAccgcaaatttgtaatcagcctattgcatggcagcaaatcaatgcattgaggcatgtagacatggtcaagacgatagATTACTACTATaattataagaggtttaaacaaaaactttatttatgtctatgcacaactcaaaaataaacaaatatgaagcatcacatgttgagcaagaccatgaattaaaaaaaaggacAATTTATTGAATGTTTTTCTATGTTTTCGCCATCACCACTCATGGATGTTGTCTGAATTTACATACATGAGAAGATTACTATTAAAATGTTCGCTCTTTATTGGTGTCGCAATTCAAGTTTATCCATAGTGCGTTTGCAGATTGGTTGAATCGTCCTTTTATTGTTAACTGAGTTCTTATTAATTTTGCTCTaaaaatttacaattaaaaaggatttataaatgtgatttcagtctgaaactgatttctagtgacggttataattttttaaaactgttataaattattattgaaGAGAGCTAGACAGCCATGTATATTTGGTCAAAGAGCCAGATGTGGCTCGCGAGCCATAAGTTCCCTACCACTGCTGTagctaatgaataaataatatttacttaacGGTGGGTAATAACAGTGACCTTAGCTGTTTttacatttcgtcaccttggaattataaggttctctccgagttctgaatgattttaagatattgagcttcaaagtttttgcatttcatagcagacagtatgtgtttaactttcgtgttttaaataaaaagtcttaaaatgtaaacaacttataaaaaaacatcccataatgtaaatatgttgtcatttaataagaatatgtcaataactaaatgtcagagagaaccttataattctaaggtgacgatttgtatTCCAGCCAAACTGAAAGAAATAAGAAGGttagaaaagaaaaatataatatgaaattctgtgaaaaaaatgtccttgctctgttaaacatcactaagaaaacattaaatgataattaaaacTTCGTCTTCGGCTGTGAATTTGTTGAAAAGGACAAATGTGAGACTTTCAGTTAATGATCGTCATCATTGTGCATGATAAAGTGGGTGATGCAATAAGCAAACACCTCAAAACCTTGCAGAAATGGCACGGAAATGCAGTAGCAACCAATCGGCAGTGCTCTGAAAACACCCTAGCGACAGTGGGTTTAGTGGGATTTTCACAGGCGCTCAGTCTTGAGAAGTGTAAAACTGCAGCTCACTCACACTTCACCCACAAAACACAAGCTGCATTCACATATAAATCCAAAATATCCACATAATTCTGCATCATTTAAGTCTCTATGATGTTGTTAATGAACTGACCAGTGTATAGATTTaagggggacctattatgcatTTTTATAAGAGGGTTAAGCACAGTTGTGCGGCAATAGTGTGTAAAaataagcagcttctaatggtaaaaatgtattaattaaatttttcaataatcacacttgatagagtccgtctgcagaaacactttgattgacattctctctttgtacgtgtcatcagagggggaaagccccacccactagtgaccatctctctttCATTAGCATatacagccctgagtgagaagcagccgttcGCCATTAGAGTTTTATTCTGCTTAAGATAATGTCAGTGACTTATGGGATTATAAATCAGACCCctgatttttcatgatttttaaaatcttttttaccatattaggtagcctactatcTTAGGTGTGCAATCCCACACAATGACAAAGACAGAAATCATAAAAATAGATCTTCTTTATTTTAGTCTCTTGTaaagacaagatctaaaacagatctaaaatggtagagattaagccaaaggaaggatGTAGGTTGAAGATTGGTACTTTCTCTTTCCCAGATTTTCCTGTGACATCATGTACTTCACTCAAGACATGtgttagggcttcccctacccTATCTAAAACACAGATTGTCATAAAACTTGTCAATGGAAACGTTTTCTCTTGTCAACGCCAGGGAAAGAGTTAAGCGAAATCATTTATCAAGTTGACACACATCATAATAGGCTATCAGCCATACAtgccagggctcgaaattaacctttttttttatagcaCCGGTGCtcttaactttaaaaatttaggatCACCAGACAAAATTTAGTTGCGTCCACCAAAagttatgagcaccgttactacacattttatattaacagatttattgcatttgaaatcaacaaatcaactaacaaacaaaaaaatctgcatgcgctcaccggccctgcacacactgcttgacgtaaatgagatgaactgaattaacaataataactgtgctattctcacgggtgctgtctgatattgcacaggtGATAatgacatataacttattatttgcatatgtcaTCTTAATAtataacggtcttttcatgagcagcaatattagtttcatctcagtgaatgcatgctctttagcaATGGTGAATGCAGTATCAGTCGCACAACTGACAGCATCGtgacgattaaatgaaggattaaatatcgttagaacatctcgtgcttaaaatttgtagattcagtggcaaacctGAAAACTCCGTCCCACCAGCCTTACAGTGAATGCTTCAGTCATATTCACAGTGGACTttaaccactggaagtcttttatccactcatcgaaaaagtgtaaatgctggattgacattcattacaagatcactaatcagatgtgccattatttgtaactttaggtggtttctaaaactaaatctgtctgttgttttcattctctcgtatCCAGATCTTTACGTTTTCGtggctgtagctccctgtcatctaaactgagtgattgacagctgatattaaccaatccattcgagTTCTGTTCTAgcacagtgggccaataagaagagcttgaaggcggggcaagcattgcaggctttgtttactgcagcaagttgacatgtcaactgttttaaaccatttctgAGTGCTGCTTTTgccgtttttaggtgcaaagatgcttaatgcgtgaatgcctcctaattcagcacatgtggtgaacattttgctgtgaaaactggtcgcacgacatcaattttatgcactcacacaaatgctcccaaatatattttgaggtcggaTAAATAAAATTTCGGATGCATTTGCGACCAaaacggtcgcaatttcgagccctgcatgttaagcacaaatattgtTCTTCAATTCAGTCATGTCCAGCAGCCgtcatccttgaaccaatctccatcattgtaagctgcttgctttttttgtctgttccattgctccgcttgttagatgtttgctccaactttcttttgcagtctgcaGCATGTGAAATGCACAAAACGCCCAATTCGTGCCGTATCATTCATTCGGTCTGCGCTACAGGATGTCTAATCACATCTTTGCAtagacttcacatgtaaatcataagggtgtcacgatcctccaaatcctcgattcgattacattttcgattctaaaggcacgattcaatttgattatgaataattaattaattaatgaccaattaattatttgtagcctaccgtttaaactacctgacctgcgtggtctttgttttacccctaaaaaaatcatacagtaaatgaataaaggcaagatacacacataattaccacctgtcaatcactttttctgcgggactcgtgaataggcagtgatctgtgtcgttataatggctacggtaaaaaaagacgcacaaccaacaggaaccagccaacagtatctgaggtgttcgctaaaatgactaagtacaagtgagtgaaagattgaagcagtctactgatcctctgactgcctggacctgctgtctcgagcgcatggctgtgtgtgcgtctgtgtctgtgtggtcacgtgatgtgcatttttttcagaagtagagaggaaggagggctgctcagaaatgctacacgccactgtggatgtcaaatcattgtcgttctaaaataacatttaaaaacaaagacagtgtaaacagggcctgagtgtgaacttttcgcgagcggatttgcaacaggggtgggcggaggatcgcgatgcctgTGTTGTCTATCGGaagaaccgtacgtaatacgtacatagcagagcttgcaaaactgtgttttttttgtcgacaacacgaacgttgtcaacataactcactggaaatccaaaatgcttacacacccgcgacttcattgaaagaggagagggtttaagttctgtcgatgggtctcctgcttctgcagtttaacaagcacttcaaaagcatttttttcctgcttggcaagccaagctgacgtgacatgggggcgtggcagcatcgacgattctattttttgattcgataatcgaaattgagcataaatttcgatcaatttcgattaaaaatcaaaatcgtgacacccctagtaaatCACTAGCGCTGCACCTGAATCTGCTTACTGCACATGCTGCAAAACAATTCTCCCCACatccatgtaatgtaatgatcgTGAGGGCGCAGGTAATGCAATGTCTGCAAgccatgtaaaacaattaattgtgaTGTGATTATATGGTTTAGAATTGGAtgatttaagaaattatttatattttttgtgaatattttgtgttaaaattatattttatataaaatcgtgaaaaactagggggtcggATAAAAGTGGAGTTTTAGATGCAgaatgaacagcgacaggagtctCTATAGACTGGTCCATTCTGAGACACAGACGCACTCATTTTCAGGTTTTTACACAGATAACAATTCTCctattttgaatctgccactatgctgacacacatgcatttgtagctccgccctcttttaaaaaaaagaacagcctcatttgaatttaaagcgacagtcacgaAAACTCGAAAAAAGTCTAAacgggtcagtttcagagagttataaaacattatctgtgtggtattttgaggtAAAacgtcacacacacagacatcagagacttattttacatcttgtaaaaaggagtCTAATAGGTCATCTATAACTATTAGGcttgagtgtgtgtttattgggAAATCGTATAATGTGGCGTTCATATTTCCATTGCAAACATGCAGAAAGAGTAACGcaacctgtgtgtgtttgtgtgcagcacTGGGCGCGGCGTATGGCACGGCGAAGAGCGGCACCGGAATCGCCGCCATGTCTGTGATGCGTCCGGAGCTGATCATGAAGTCCATCATTCCTGTGGTCATGGCGGGAATCATAGCTATATACGGGCTGGTGGTGGCTGTGCTAATCGCTAACAGCATTTCAGACAAGATCACTCTGTACAAGTAAGTCCCGCACGCAAACACTGCTGCTGCTATTGTAGTAATCACAACTAaactttttgttatttaaactctGAGATCAAATATATGTAAAACACGTAAAGGAAATCTCACTTGAAATCAAAATGtgcaatgtttgttttgctagctcccattgttattcttaaagtgaataattaatccagcaagttaatccactgaataaACAAGTTTGTTTGTTGGTATCTTCAATGAAACTTTTGCtcatttgcttctgcatttggagTGGCGGGGGTAAAGTGTAGGAGGGATTCAGCTGCTGatacatcaatatagcataatttttgtgacactaCATTACTGTCATGATTGGGTTTTGGATTGGTGTTtgagtagacattaataaaatacaaattaatgggtaaattaataaataatactctgtataaatGCTGATTTGACATTACTGTGAAGGTTGGTGTAGCGATAGacattaatacaatacaatttaatgggtagtttaataaataatatatataattcttgttaacttccagccacaGCTGTATCTTTTCTGGCAGCaacctctaccccaaccctaaacccatgAAAATATGCCATAAAATAGCCATTGAATCTTATTTagcaataaattattttttaaatattaatataatgcattattaacactatataacataatatataacatttaattttatatttgaaaatttacttaaaatgttattttttcatgcATACATTTTTGTTCTTGTAATAATTTGtgatttgttgtatttttattatatatttttattatatttattataattattttattatttttttaccatacatttgtttattactttttttttattatatattttaattttaatgctggctattttattattatttttttctgtttttaaaatttgtttatttaatgattcattttgtttttaattataattttgtatgttattaattattgtaattgttttatttttaatatcgacatttgttgatttatttgatGATTTATGTCTGGTTGTCAAATGATTcatgattaattttattattgtataataacttatcatttttattttttttatcatatttaatcTTTGTTTCATGATTCATGATAGATATTTTTTATCTtactaattattataataaatatatttttaaatatttttttctgtttgtttaatgattcactttattttaattatatttttaaataactattataaatgtttttttatattcatttctttatttgcttatttaatatttcatgattcattatatagatattttattttaataagtatcattacattttgcatatttattttgaatatatatatttttatttaataactcatgaTTCATATTAtgttagatatttttaaataactattataattattttatttttatatcaaatctttttctttatttcatgattcatcatatatttttattttaataattattataataattatatatatttttctgtatGTTTAtggattcattttatttttaattatattttatataagtattatataaatatccatttttttctttgtttatttaatgattcatgattcattattttttattttaaattattataattatatttatttttctttttttatttaatgattcattttattttttattacatttttaacattttaactattacaatcattttattatttatatcaattttttttctccatttgatgtttaaatatatctttatataataaatataataatttttatatcaaatctttttctttatttcatggttcattttagatatttttattttaataattattataatgactatatttttttctgtgtttattgattctgttcatttttttctttgtttatttaatgattcattattttttattttaaattataattatatattttttctttgtttatttattgattcatgattcattttatttttaattctattttatataataactaattatataataatttatataaatttatttttttatttaatgattctCGATTTATTATatagatatttattattttaataattattataatcattatatttttaaaatgacttttttgtataattaataatttatgtctttttgtttgttgtgCTTGTCAGGAGTTTTCTACATCTGGGCGCAGGCCTGAGCGTGGGTCTAAGCGGGCTGGCAGCCGGTTTCGCCATCGGGATCGTAGGCGACGCAGGCGTCCGTGGCACCGCCCAGCAGCCTCGTCTCTTCGTAGGCATGATCCTCATCCTGATCTTCGCTGAAGTCCTGGGTCTCTACGGCCTCATCGTAGCCCTAATCCTCTCAACCAAATAAACCTGCAGTCAGCATGCGCCGCTGCCGgaccatcaacaacaacaacaaaaataacgaaatataataataataataccttaaaCTAAAGTTAAAATTAGATAAATTGAGAAGTGGGGAAAAAATCCTGCGCATTAATACAGGCTTTGCGTTTGGTGATATCTCTGAAAGTGTACAGTCGTCCCAGTTTgatagttttgatttcttgtaAATGCGGTATATAGTGATTTTGTCCTGTgtctgtgaagaaaaaaaatatattagcgCTGGGATTAATCGCCATTAATCGCATCTAGGATAATTggtttgacataatatatgtgtgtgtgtgtgtgttatatatatttatatgtataagtgacacacacaaacatacataaagACAATTTTGttgcatagatatttacatttacatcatctaaatacatccaaaataaacaaacattttctctAATATatccgtgcatgtgtgtgtgtttatat
Coding sequences:
- the atp6v0cb gene encoding ATPase H+ transporting V0 subunit cb, whose product is MSSGSPEYSPFFAVMGASAAMVFSALGAAYGTAKSGTGIAAMSVMRPELIMKSIIPVVMAGIIAIYGLVVAVLIANSISDKITLYKSFLHLGAGLSVGLSGLAAGFAIGIVGDAGVRGTAQQPRLFVGMILILIFAEVLGLYGLIVALILSTK